The proteins below come from a single Sorghum bicolor cultivar BTx623 chromosome 4, Sorghum_bicolor_NCBIv3, whole genome shotgun sequence genomic window:
- the LOC8082944 gene encoding coatomer subunit beta'-2 — translation MPLRLDIKRKLAQRSERVKSVDLHPTEPWILSSLYSGSVCVWNYQTQTMVKSFEVTDLPVRSAKFIARKQWVVAGADDMFIRVYNYNTMDKVKVFEAHTDYIRCVAVHPTQPFVLSSSDDMLIKLWDWDKGWVCTQIFEGHSHYVMQVTFNPKDTNTFASASLDRTIKIWSLGSPDPNFTLDGHSKGVNCVDYFTGGDRPYLITGSDDQTAKVWDYQTKSCVQTLEGHAHNVSAVCFHPELPIIITGSEDGTVRMWHSTTYRLENTLNYGLERVWALGYMKGSRRVVIGYDEGTIMIKIGREVPVASMDSSGKIIWAKHNEIQTVNIKSVGADNEIADGDRLPLAVKELGSCDLYPQSLRHNPNGRFVVVCGDGEYIIYTALAWRNKSFGTALEVVWSTDGEYAIRESTSRIKIYTKNFQEKKSIRPSFSAERIFGGVLLAMCTNDFICFYDWVDCRLIRRIDVNVKNLYWADSGDLVTIASDTSFYILKYNRDVVSSHLDGGGSAGEEGVEDAFELLHEINERVRTGLWVGDCFIYNNSSWRLNYCVGGEVTTLFHLDRPMYLLGYLANQSRVYLIDKQFNVVGYTLLLSLIEYKTLVMRGDFDRANDVLSSIPKEQYDSVARFLESRGMLEEALEIATDTNYKFDLAVQLGRLEIAKAIATEVQSESKWKQLGELAMSNGKLEMAEECLLHAMDLSGLLLLYSSLGDADGIKKLASVAKEQGKNNVSFLCFFMLGKLEECLQLLIESNRIPEAALMARSYLPSKVPEIVALWKKDLQKVNPKAAESLADPNEYPNLFEDWQIALNVEAVVAPKRGIYPPAEEYMIHAERSNESLVEAFKNMHVHEEMVPDDNEDTVHEVIEDGGVEESQEDAVEGDAEDDGVEEESQDEAVEVEAEGSTDGAVLVNGNSSEEQWVLTPEQ, via the exons ATG CCGCTCCGGTTGGATATCAAG AGGAAGCTCGCGCAGAGGTCCGAGAGGGTGAAGTCCGTGGATCTGCATCCGACAGAGCCATG GATTTTGTCGAGTCTGTACTCGGGAAGCGTTTGTGTATGGAACTACCAGACTCAG ACAATGGTGAAATCATTTGAAGTCACGGATTTACCAG TTCGTTCGGCTAAATTTATTGCACGTAAGCAATGGGTTGTTGCTGGTGCTGACGATATGTTCATCCGTGTGTACAACTATAACACAATGGACAAGGTCAAGGTTTTTGAAGCTCACACTGATTACATTAGGTGTGTGGCTGTTCATCCAACCCAGCCCTTTGTGCTATCATCGTCCGATGACATGCTGATTAAGCTGTGGGATTGGGATAAAGGCTGGGTGTGTACTCAAATATTCGAAGGGCATTCTCACTATGTGATGCAAGTTACATTTAACCCAAAAGATACCAACACCTTTGCCAGTGCTTCCCTGGATCGCACAATAAAG ATATGGAGTCTTGGTTCCCCTGACCCAAATTTCACACTAGATGGCCATTCAAAAGGTGTGAACTGTGTTGATTACTTCACCGGTGGTGATCGACCATACTTAATTACTGGCTCTGATGATCAGACTGCAAAG GTTTGGGACTACCAAACAAAGAGTTGCGTTCAAACACTTGAAGGACATGCACATAATGTGTCTGCTGTATGTTTCCATCCAGAGCTACCTATAATAATTACTGGTTCAGAGGATGGGACAGTTCGAATGTGGCATTCTACTACCTACAG GCTTGAGAACACTCTTAACTATGGCCTTGAGCGAGTTTGGGCTTTAGGATATATGAAAGGGTCAAGAAG GGTCGTGATTGGATATGATGAAGGGACAATAATGATAAAAATTGGTCGTGAAGTTCCTGTTGCTAGCATGGATAGTAGTGGGAAAATTATATGGGCAAAGCATAATGAAATCCAAACTGTTAATATCAAGAGTGTTGGTGCAGACAATGAG ATCGCAGATGGTGATCGGTTACCGTTGGCCGTGAAGGAGTTGGGAAGCTGCGATCtttatccacaa AGCTTAAGGCACAATCCGAATGGGAGATTTGTTGTTGTATGCGGAGATGGAGAATACATAATATACACAGCATTAGCATGGAGAAACAAATCATTTGGGACCGCACTTGAAGTTGTTTGGTCAACTGATGGAGAATATGCCATCAGAGAAAGCACCTCGAGGATAAAGATATACACTAAAAATTTCCAG GAGAAGAAAAGTATAAGGCCATCATTTTCTGCTGAACGGATATTTGGTGGAGTGTTACTTGCTATGTGTACAAATGACTTCATTTGCTTCTATGATTGGGTGGATTGCAGATTGATACGTCGAATTGATGTCAATGTGAAG AATCTTTACTGGGCCGACAGTGGTGATTTAGTAACAATTGCAAGTGATACGTCATTCTACATTTTGAAATATAAT AGGGATGTAGTTTCATCTCATTTGGATGGAGGGGGTTCAGCTGGTGAGGAAGGTGTGGAAGATGCCTTTGAACTGCTTCATGAGATCAATGAACGTGTCCGCACTGGGCTATGGGTTGGCGATTGCTTCATCTACAATAATTCTTCATGGCGGCTTAATTACTGTGTAGGAGGAGAG GTCACAACCTTGTTTCACTTGGATAGGCCAATGTATTTACTAGGATATCTTGCAAACCAAAGCCGTGTCTATCTTATTGATAAGCAATTTAA TGTTGTGGGGTATACTTTACTCCTTAGTTTGATCGAGTATAAAACACTTGTAATGCGTGGGGATTTTGATCGCGCGAATGATGTTTTATCATCTATACCAAAGGAACAATATGACAG TGTGGCACGTTTCTTGGAATCACGGGGAATGTTGGAGGAAGCCCTCGAGATAGCAACTGACACTAATTACAAATTTGACCTGGCTGTGCAGCTTGGTCGACTTGAAATTGCGAAG GCGATTGCTACCGAGGTGCAAAGTGAGTCCAAGTGGAAGCAATTAGGGGAGTTAGCTATGTCAAATGGAAAG CTTGAGATGGCAGAGGAGTGTCTTCTACATGCTATGGACCTCAGTGGTTTGTTGCTTTTGTATTCTTCCCTTGGGGATGCTGATGGcattaagaaattggcatctgtAGCCAAAGAACAAGGAAAGAACAATGTTTCTTTCCTTTGTTTCTTCATGCTAGGAAAGCTGGAAGAGTGTCTTCAGTTGCTAATAGAAAG CAACCGTATTCCGGAAGCAGCATTGATGGCAAGATCTTATCTTCCTAGCAAAGTCCCTGAGATTGTAGCATTGTGGAAAAAGGATCTCCAGAAG GTAAACCCAAAAGCAGCAGAGTCGCTGGCTGATCCTAATGAGTACCCAAACTTATTTGAAGACTGGCAGATTGCTCTCAATGTAGAAGCTGTTGTTGCCCCGAAAAG GGGTATCTATCCACCTGCCGAGGAGTACATGATTCATGCTGAAAGGTCAAATGAGAGTTTAGTGGAAGCTTTTAAAAATATGCATGTACATGAAGAGATGGTACCAGATGATAATGAAGATACTGTTCATGAG GTTATTGAGGATGGTGGAGTAGAAGAGAGTCAAGAAGATGCTGTTGAGGGTGATGCAGAGGATGACGGAGTAGAAGAAGAAAGTCAAGACGAAGCTGTTGAGGTTGAGGCTGAGGGTTCAACTGATGGTGCTGTCCTTGTGAATGGAAACAGTAGTGAGGAACAGTGGG